One genomic region from Rosa rugosa chromosome 1, drRosRugo1.1, whole genome shotgun sequence encodes:
- the LOC133723630 gene encoding homeobox-leucine zipper protein ATHB-6-like isoform X1: MKRLGSSDSMGALISICPTTTADEHSPRNNHVYSRDFQSMLDGLDEEGCVEEAGHVAEKKRRLSVEQVKALEKNFEVENKLEPERKVKLAQELGLQPRQVAVWFQNRRARWKTKQLERDYGVLKANYDSLKISYDSLQHDNQALHKEIKELKAKVQEENTESNHSVKEEQMVLPKESSYKVVMEQSKPQSPDTSGPVSESKELNFESFNNTNSNGAVGVEVSLFPDFKDGSSDSDSSAILNEDHNSPNGTINHHHQLMPASNSLKFNCSASSSSPSSSSMNCFQFQKSSYQPQFVKIEEHNFFSSEEACNFFSDEQAPSLQWYCPDQWN, from the exons ATGAAGAGGCTTGGCAGCTCAGATTCTATGGGTGCTTTGATTTCCATCTGCCCAACAACAACAG CAGATGAACACAGTCCAAGAAACAACCATGTTTACAGCAGAGACTTCCAGTCCATGCTGGACGGCTTAGACGAAGAAGGGTGCGTGGAAGAGGCCGGCCATGTCGCCGAGAAGAAGCGCCGGCTAAGCGTTGAGCAAGTGAAGGCCTTGGAGAAGAATTTCGAGGTGGAGAACAAGCTTGAGCCAGAGAGAAAAGTGAAGCTTGCCCAAGAGCTTGGTCTTCAACCAAGACAAGTTGCGGTGTGGTTCCAAAACCGCCGAGCTCGTTGGAAAACTAAGCAATTGGAACGCGACTACGGCGTTCTCAAGGCCAACTATGACTCTCTCAAGATCAGCTATGATTCTCTCCAACACGACAATCAAGCTCTTCACAAAGAG ATAAAGGAATTGAAAGCGAAGGTCCAAGAAGAGAACACAGAGAGCAATCACTCAGTGAAAGAGGAGCAAATGGTTCTGCCAAAAGAGTCCAGTTACAAAGTGGTAATGGAGCAGAGCAAGCCACAATCTCCTGATACCTCAGGTCCAGTTTCAGAGTCCAAAGAGCTAAACTTTGAGAGCTTCAACAATACCAACTCCAATGGAGCAGTGGGAGTAGAAGTGTCATTGTTCCCTGACTTCAAAGACGGCTCATCAGACAGTGACTCGAGCGCAATCCTAAACGAGGATCATAACAGTCCCAACGGGACTAtaaaccaccaccaccagctCATGCCAGCCTCCAATTCACTCAAATTCAACTGCTCTGCCTCATCGTCCTCGCCTTCCTCGTCGTCAATGAATTGCTTCCAGTTCCAGAAGAGTAGTTATCAGCCTCAGTTTGTGAAGATAGAGGAGCATAATTTCTTTAGTAGTGAGGAGGCTTGTAACTTCTTTTCAGATGAGCAAGCTCCCTCACTTCAGTGGTACTGCCCTGATCAATGGAACTAA
- the LOC133723600 gene encoding bifunctional riboflavin biosynthesis protein RIBA 1, chloroplastic-like isoform X1 — translation MASINLYCSPMALFPSQRNNCLYPGTSVKPNGCVSDFVAPSLTRKLCFGLRGDFQARAMVISGEDDLLSHTNGVEAQPDALSFGTLAADMAPLSSGFSSDNDEYDLDYPIEGFSSIAEAIEDIRRGKMVIVVDDEDRENEGDLIMAASLATPEAMAFIVKHGTGIVCVSMKGEDLERLQLPLMVTQNEEKLCTAFTVSVDAKHGTTTGVSARDRAATVLALASRDSKPEDFNRPGHIFPLKYREGGVLKRAGHTEASVDLAMLAGLDPVAVLCEIVDDDGSMARLPRLREFAEAENLKIISIADLIRYRRKRDKLVERAGAARIPTMWGPFEAYCYRSLLDGIEHIAMVKGDIGDGQNILVRVHSECLTGDIFGSARCDCGNQLALAMKQIEAVGRGVLVYLRGHEGRGIGLGHKLRAYNLQDDGRDTVEANEELGLPVDSREYGIGAQILRDLGVRTMKLMTNNPAKYSGLKGYGLAVAGRVPLLTPITMENKRYLETKRTKMGHVYGSNLNGHVDGTSDEISSSIGNPSNGVSET, via the exons ATGGCTTCTATCAacctctattgctccccaatggCTCTCTTCCCTTCTCA AAGGAACAATTGTTTATATCCCGGGACTTCGGTTAAGCCAAATGGGTGCGTATCTGATTTTGTTGCACCGAGTTTGACTCGGAAGTTGTGCTTTGGTTTGAGGGGTGATTTCCAGGCAAGGGCTATGGTGATATCTGGAGAAGATGATCTCCTGTCTCACACTAATGGGGTTGAAGCACAACCTGACGCATTGAGTTTTGGAACACTTGCAGCTGATATGGCTCCTCTTAGTAGCGGTTTCTCTTCTGATAACGATGAATACGATCTAGATTATCCTATTGAAGGATTTTCTTCCATTGCGGAGGCCATTGAAGATATTCGTCGAGGCAAG ATGGTAATTGTTGTAGATGATGAAGATAGAGAAAACGAGGGAGATCTTATAATGGCAGCATCCTTGGCAACACCAGAAGCTATGGCTTTTATTGTCAAGCACGGAACCGGAATTGTTTGTGTGAGCATGAAAGGAGAAGACTTAGAAAGGTTACAACTTCCGTTGATGGTGACACAGAATGAAGAAAAACTTTGTACAGCATTCACTGTCTCAGTG GATGCAAAACATGGTACGACAACTGGTGTTTCAGCTCGTGATAGAGCTGCAACAGTCTTGGCCCTTGCATCAAGGGATTCAAAACCTGAAGACTTCAACCGACCAGGTCATATCTTTCCCCTAAAGTACAGGGAGGGAGGAGTTCTAAAAAGAGCTGGGCACACAGAAGCTTCAGTTGATCTCGCAATGTTGGCTGGGCTAGATCCGGTAGCAGTTTTGTGTGAAATTGTGGATGATGACGGTTCTATGGCTAGATTACCGAGGCTTCGTGAATTTGCAGAGGCAGAAAACTTGAAAATTATTTCTATTGCTGATTTGATAAG ATATAGGAGAAAAAGGGACAAGTTGGTGGAGCGGGCTGGAGCTGCACGGATACCCACAATGTGGGGGCCATTTGAAGCCTACTGTTATAGGTCATTGCTAGATGGGATTGAGCACATTGCTATGGTTAAA GGTGATATTGGAGATGGGCAAAATATACTTGTGAGAGTACATTCAGAGTGTCTCACCGGTGACATCTTTGGGTCGGCCAGATGTGATTGTGGAAACCAGCTGGCACTTGCTATGAAACAAATTGAAGCAGTGGGTAGGGGTGTTTTAGTGTATCTCCGTGGACATGAAGGTAGAGGAATTGGTTTAGGCCACAAGCTCCGAGCTTATAACCTGCAGGATGATGGGCGTGACACTGTTGAAGCCAACGAGGAGCTCGGACTACCTGTTGATTCTCGCGAGTATGGAATTGGTGCACAG ATACTACGAGATCTAGGTGTTCGTACAATGAAGCTGATGACAAACAATCCTGCAAAGTATAGCGGGCTCAAAGGTTATGGTTTGGCCGTTGCTGGCAGGGTCCCGTTATTGACACCAATAACTATGGAGAACAAGAGATATTTGGAGACTAAACGAACAAAAATGGGGCATGTCTATGGCTCCAATCTCAATGGTCATGTAGATGGCACCAGTGATGAAATCAGTTCAAGCATTGGCAACCCATCTAATGGTGTCTCTGAGACATAA
- the LOC133723600 gene encoding bifunctional riboflavin biosynthesis protein RIBA 1, chloroplastic-like isoform X2, producing MASINLYCSPMALFPSQNNCLYPGTSVKPNGCVSDFVAPSLTRKLCFGLRGDFQARAMVISGEDDLLSHTNGVEAQPDALSFGTLAADMAPLSSGFSSDNDEYDLDYPIEGFSSIAEAIEDIRRGKMVIVVDDEDRENEGDLIMAASLATPEAMAFIVKHGTGIVCVSMKGEDLERLQLPLMVTQNEEKLCTAFTVSVDAKHGTTTGVSARDRAATVLALASRDSKPEDFNRPGHIFPLKYREGGVLKRAGHTEASVDLAMLAGLDPVAVLCEIVDDDGSMARLPRLREFAEAENLKIISIADLIRYRRKRDKLVERAGAARIPTMWGPFEAYCYRSLLDGIEHIAMVKGDIGDGQNILVRVHSECLTGDIFGSARCDCGNQLALAMKQIEAVGRGVLVYLRGHEGRGIGLGHKLRAYNLQDDGRDTVEANEELGLPVDSREYGIGAQILRDLGVRTMKLMTNNPAKYSGLKGYGLAVAGRVPLLTPITMENKRYLETKRTKMGHVYGSNLNGHVDGTSDEISSSIGNPSNGVSET from the exons ATGGCTTCTATCAacctctattgctccccaatggCTCTCTTCCCTTCTCA GAACAATTGTTTATATCCCGGGACTTCGGTTAAGCCAAATGGGTGCGTATCTGATTTTGTTGCACCGAGTTTGACTCGGAAGTTGTGCTTTGGTTTGAGGGGTGATTTCCAGGCAAGGGCTATGGTGATATCTGGAGAAGATGATCTCCTGTCTCACACTAATGGGGTTGAAGCACAACCTGACGCATTGAGTTTTGGAACACTTGCAGCTGATATGGCTCCTCTTAGTAGCGGTTTCTCTTCTGATAACGATGAATACGATCTAGATTATCCTATTGAAGGATTTTCTTCCATTGCGGAGGCCATTGAAGATATTCGTCGAGGCAAG ATGGTAATTGTTGTAGATGATGAAGATAGAGAAAACGAGGGAGATCTTATAATGGCAGCATCCTTGGCAACACCAGAAGCTATGGCTTTTATTGTCAAGCACGGAACCGGAATTGTTTGTGTGAGCATGAAAGGAGAAGACTTAGAAAGGTTACAACTTCCGTTGATGGTGACACAGAATGAAGAAAAACTTTGTACAGCATTCACTGTCTCAGTG GATGCAAAACATGGTACGACAACTGGTGTTTCAGCTCGTGATAGAGCTGCAACAGTCTTGGCCCTTGCATCAAGGGATTCAAAACCTGAAGACTTCAACCGACCAGGTCATATCTTTCCCCTAAAGTACAGGGAGGGAGGAGTTCTAAAAAGAGCTGGGCACACAGAAGCTTCAGTTGATCTCGCAATGTTGGCTGGGCTAGATCCGGTAGCAGTTTTGTGTGAAATTGTGGATGATGACGGTTCTATGGCTAGATTACCGAGGCTTCGTGAATTTGCAGAGGCAGAAAACTTGAAAATTATTTCTATTGCTGATTTGATAAG ATATAGGAGAAAAAGGGACAAGTTGGTGGAGCGGGCTGGAGCTGCACGGATACCCACAATGTGGGGGCCATTTGAAGCCTACTGTTATAGGTCATTGCTAGATGGGATTGAGCACATTGCTATGGTTAAA GGTGATATTGGAGATGGGCAAAATATACTTGTGAGAGTACATTCAGAGTGTCTCACCGGTGACATCTTTGGGTCGGCCAGATGTGATTGTGGAAACCAGCTGGCACTTGCTATGAAACAAATTGAAGCAGTGGGTAGGGGTGTTTTAGTGTATCTCCGTGGACATGAAGGTAGAGGAATTGGTTTAGGCCACAAGCTCCGAGCTTATAACCTGCAGGATGATGGGCGTGACACTGTTGAAGCCAACGAGGAGCTCGGACTACCTGTTGATTCTCGCGAGTATGGAATTGGTGCACAG ATACTACGAGATCTAGGTGTTCGTACAATGAAGCTGATGACAAACAATCCTGCAAAGTATAGCGGGCTCAAAGGTTATGGTTTGGCCGTTGCTGGCAGGGTCCCGTTATTGACACCAATAACTATGGAGAACAAGAGATATTTGGAGACTAAACGAACAAAAATGGGGCATGTCTATGGCTCCAATCTCAATGGTCATGTAGATGGCACCAGTGATGAAATCAGTTCAAGCATTGGCAACCCATCTAATGGTGTCTCTGAGACATAA
- the LOC133723630 gene encoding homeobox-leucine zipper protein ATHB-6-like isoform X2, which produces MKRLGSSDSMGALISICPTTTDEHSPRNNHVYSRDFQSMLDGLDEEGCVEEAGHVAEKKRRLSVEQVKALEKNFEVENKLEPERKVKLAQELGLQPRQVAVWFQNRRARWKTKQLERDYGVLKANYDSLKISYDSLQHDNQALHKEIKELKAKVQEENTESNHSVKEEQMVLPKESSYKVVMEQSKPQSPDTSGPVSESKELNFESFNNTNSNGAVGVEVSLFPDFKDGSSDSDSSAILNEDHNSPNGTINHHHQLMPASNSLKFNCSASSSSPSSSSMNCFQFQKSSYQPQFVKIEEHNFFSSEEACNFFSDEQAPSLQWYCPDQWN; this is translated from the exons ATGAAGAGGCTTGGCAGCTCAGATTCTATGGGTGCTTTGATTTCCATCTGCCCAACAACAACAG ATGAACACAGTCCAAGAAACAACCATGTTTACAGCAGAGACTTCCAGTCCATGCTGGACGGCTTAGACGAAGAAGGGTGCGTGGAAGAGGCCGGCCATGTCGCCGAGAAGAAGCGCCGGCTAAGCGTTGAGCAAGTGAAGGCCTTGGAGAAGAATTTCGAGGTGGAGAACAAGCTTGAGCCAGAGAGAAAAGTGAAGCTTGCCCAAGAGCTTGGTCTTCAACCAAGACAAGTTGCGGTGTGGTTCCAAAACCGCCGAGCTCGTTGGAAAACTAAGCAATTGGAACGCGACTACGGCGTTCTCAAGGCCAACTATGACTCTCTCAAGATCAGCTATGATTCTCTCCAACACGACAATCAAGCTCTTCACAAAGAG ATAAAGGAATTGAAAGCGAAGGTCCAAGAAGAGAACACAGAGAGCAATCACTCAGTGAAAGAGGAGCAAATGGTTCTGCCAAAAGAGTCCAGTTACAAAGTGGTAATGGAGCAGAGCAAGCCACAATCTCCTGATACCTCAGGTCCAGTTTCAGAGTCCAAAGAGCTAAACTTTGAGAGCTTCAACAATACCAACTCCAATGGAGCAGTGGGAGTAGAAGTGTCATTGTTCCCTGACTTCAAAGACGGCTCATCAGACAGTGACTCGAGCGCAATCCTAAACGAGGATCATAACAGTCCCAACGGGACTAtaaaccaccaccaccagctCATGCCAGCCTCCAATTCACTCAAATTCAACTGCTCTGCCTCATCGTCCTCGCCTTCCTCGTCGTCAATGAATTGCTTCCAGTTCCAGAAGAGTAGTTATCAGCCTCAGTTTGTGAAGATAGAGGAGCATAATTTCTTTAGTAGTGAGGAGGCTTGTAACTTCTTTTCAGATGAGCAAGCTCCCTCACTTCAGTGGTACTGCCCTGATCAATGGAACTAA
- the LOC133723619 gene encoding uncharacterized protein LOC133723619: MGLPKTKNASASEGTDDNITASIGLKRKRGRTSMDRIVNRALRGKKSVVEFNPKGLPFGKAAAEMASYIGVIVRTTVPIIVESWPKVEKDLKNEIWKSVEMAFVLAPRCRKMVLSSAANKWRQFKSELTTKYVLPYKDQPDALKDPPEEYDFIKQQDWEQFVKSRLTTDFQKLHMEQKERRGKLQNAHRMSRKGYAGLEAELKKTMNEDELDLAVLWKKGREDKNGNISHETVGEQAAEMDTLMNNEGDISNSNSGSSDDVRSMGLGTPEHSSRVRGAGESLMPNVSPPQLERESVMDEVRKMIEQQRLWFEAKISLLEAKISGDCPATSITLPTPLLAKPSKKGRCSGKTNVEDNEIDSEAFSFVGRREFMKGKSCKLAVGSINNVVSHGTIIEMDVANHTVHGVPLGEGNIRVAIDTALDEQALLPIPVTGELATVGQAVGSHVAWPKHLVKLMNEEERGNSSIKPRDLPNQDVILPKSLKLLYRYAERAMTDGEPISVFMEEAVFGIAKTLNIFKEDVMQFMEMKEMPPRCITVYMRHLYDMLKQSNMANMVGLMDPSSISVGEGNSDHKSQVLATRLQQGSADQILLVPYNSGYHWMLTIISEDKEVCYFMDPLQRYFMDPLRRSMREEEWKYVVNNGIRQFNIETGRGFRKQPLWKVLMGPKQPSNMECGYYVMRYMKEIIEGHDLSFATKWDGRKLNAYTQTELDEVRCEWTDFVSNYV; this comes from the exons ATGGGTTTACCAAAAACCAAGAATGCCTCTGCTTCGGAGGGGACTGATGACAATATTACTGCCTCAATCGGGCTAAAAAGGAAACGTGGAAGAACAAGTATGGATCGCATAGTGAACCGAGCACTTAGAGGTAAGAAATCAGTAGTTGAGTTTAACCCAaagggcttaccatttgggaaGGCAGCAGCAGAGATGGCTTCTTACATAGGGGTGATTGTGCGTACCACGGTTCCCATCATTGTTGAGAGCTGGCCTAAGGTGGAGAAGGATCTGAAAAATGAAATTTGGAAATCCGTAGAG ATGGCATTCGTCTTAGCTCCTAGATGCAGAAAAATGGTCTTGTCATCTGCAGCCAATAAGTGGAGGCAATTCAAGTCAGAATTGACAACAAAATACGTACTGCCATATAAAGATCAGCCTGATGCTTTAAAAGACCCACCAGAAGAATATGATTTCATTAAGCAACAAGATTGGGAACAATTCGTAAAGAGTCGCTTAACCACAGATTTTCAG AAACTCCACATGGAGCAGAAAGAGAGAAGGGGAAAGTTGCAGAATGCTCATAGAATGTCACGAAAGGGATATGCTGGTTTAGAGGCAGAACTA AAAAAAACTATGAATGAAGATGAACTTGATCTAGCTGTCCTCTGGAAGAAAGGACGTGAGGACAAAAATGGGAATATCTCCCATGAGACTGTAGGGGAGCAGGCTGCAGAAATG GATACTTTAATGAACAATGAAGGGGATATTTCCAACTCTAACAGTGGATCAAGTGATGATGTCAGGTCAATGGGGTTGGGGACTCCAGAACATTCTAGTAGGGTTAGAGGTGCAGGAGAGTCTCTCATGCCAAATGTTTCACCTCCTCAGTTGGAGCGGGAAAGTGTCATGGATGAGGTCAGAAAGATGATAGAGCAGCAAAGGTTATGGTTTGAAGCCAAGATTTCTTTGTTAGAGGCAAAGATCAGTGGTGATTGCCCAGCCACAAGTATCACACTTCCAACTCCTCTGCTTGCCAAGCCTTCAAAGAAGGGCAGGTGTTCTGGGAAGACAAACGTTGAGGATAATGAAATTGATTCGGAAGCTTTCTCATTTGTGGGCAGAAGAGAATTCATGAAG gGAAAATCTTGCAAGTTGGCTGTTGGATCAATCAACAATGTTGTTTCCCATGGTACAATAATTGAAATGGATGTGGCGAACCACACAGTCCATGGTGTGCCTTTGGGAGAGGGCAATATACGTGTTGCTATTGATACTGCCCTAGATGAACAAGCGCTGCTTCCCATACCAGTTACAGGGGAATTAGCAACTGTTGGGCAAGCTGTAGGCTCTCATGTGGCTTGGCCGAAACATCTTGTTAAGTTGATGAATGAAGAG GAACGTGGAAATTCTTCTATAAAACCTCGAGATTTACCCAATCAAGATGTGATCCTGCCCAAGTCCCTCAAGCTCCTATACCGTTATGCTGAGCGTGCCATGACGGATGGTGAGCCTATCAGTGTCTTTATGGAAGAAGCCGTATTTGGTATTGCCAAGACTCTCAACATTTTCAAAGAAGATGTTATGCAATTTATGGAAATGAAGGAAATGCCCCCTAGGTGCATAACAGTGTACATGAG GCACCTCTATGATATGCTAAAGCAGTCCAACATGGCCAATATGGTTGGTTTGATGGACCCTTCAAGCATATCAGTTGGGGAAGGCAATTCTGACCACAAATCACAGGTGCTCGCAACCCGGTTGCAGCAAGGGTCTGCTGACCAAATACTTTTGGTACCTTACAATTCTGG TTATCATTGGATGCTGACCATCATCAGTGAAGACAAAGAAGTATGCTACTTCATGGACCCTCTTCAACGCTATTTCATGGACCCTCTCCGAAGAAGCATGCGTGAGGAAGAATGGAAATATGTTGTAAACAA TGGGATTAGACAATTCAACATTGAAACGGGTAGGGGATTCCGAAAACAACCTCTATGGAAAGTATTGATG GGTCCTAAACAACCCTCGAATATGGAGTGTGGGTATTATGTGATGAGATATATGAAAGAAATCATAGAAGGTCATGACCTTTCCTTTGCAACAAAG TGGGATGGGAGGAAACTAAATGCCTACACACAGACAGAACTGGATGAGGTGAGGTGCGAGTGGACGGACTTTGTCAGTAATTATGTGTAG